The Arachis hypogaea cultivar Tifrunner chromosome 16, arahy.Tifrunner.gnm2.J5K5, whole genome shotgun sequence genome contains a region encoding:
- the LOC112755116 gene encoding uncharacterized protein isoform X7 — MELPSEEQIRLIKKATLLLEPQLVLQVPPKSGNLAAKPESKPIDRQLPMHIKIGWLYFLCRGLAMILLMRSGNDFLFIEGDALLTGMFSAYLQTGPLSHVSLFCRDRDIQCNMCLYCCICLDDWIWKLLILLC; from the exons ATGGAGCTACCTTCAGAGGAGCAGATAAGATTGATCAAGAAAGCAACATTGTTGCTGGAACCACAGCTGGTATTGCAAGTACCTCCAAAGAGTGGGAATTTGGCTGCAAAGCCTGAATCCAAGCCTATCGATAGACAG CTGCCAATGCATATAAAGATCGGTTGGCTCTATTTTCTGTGTCGGGGATTGGCAATGATATTGTTGATGAGGTCTGGAAATGATTTTCTATTCATTGAAGGTGATGCTCTTTTGACGGGTATGTTCTCTGCTTATTTGCAGACAG GTCCTCTTTCTCATGTATCATTATTTTGCCGCGACAGAGATATACAATGCAATATGTGTTTGTATTGCTGCATATGTTTGGATGACTGGATTTGGAAACTTCTCATATTATTATGCTAG
- the LOC112755116 gene encoding protein DGS1, mitochondrial isoform X2 → MTCHIMLLAFSERAKGQKFSKNASDQEMLEIVMSRYEKEIRHPIQNFIGGKLAEALLIQLHIQKLKLDIETAMLELDQILRANEINFAILAALPAFILSLLLIMLVRTWLKQLYLFRRQMTRLTKSFTAFCLFDVVVLVILYFFLTINIIICKMDRNCNDLCILYSLATYVRSFVYMYILVCVI, encoded by the exons ATGACATGCCACAT AATGTTGTTGGCTTTCAGCGAGAGGGCAAAGGGTCAGAAGTTTTCAAAGAATGCTTCAGATCAGGAAATGCTCGAGATAGTCATGTCTAG GTATGAAAAGGAAATCAGGCACCCTATTCAAAACTTTATAGGTGGAAAGTTGGCAGAGGCTCTGCTTATTCAG TTACATATTCAGAAGCTTAAATTGGATATTGAAAC GGCAATGCTGGAGCTGGACCAAATTCTACGAGCAAATGAAATTAACTTTGCAATTCTAGCTGCATTACCTGCTTTCATTCTCTCTCTTTTACTCATCATGTTAGTGCGTACATGGTTGAAACAG ctttatcttttcaggagACAGATGACGAGGCTCACGAAGAGTTTTACTGCGTTTTGCTTATTTGATGTTGTTGTTTtagttattctttattttttcctCACCATCAATATTATAATTTGTAAGATGGATAGGAATtgtaatgatttatgtatattaTATTCCTTAGCTACTTATGTAAGatcttttgtatatatgtatatactggtTTGTgttatttaa
- the LOC112755116 gene encoding protein DGS1, mitochondrial isoform X4: protein MTCHMYEKEIRHPIQNFIGGKLAEALLIQLHIQKLKLDIETAMLELDQILRANEINFAILAALPAFILSLLLIMLVRTWLKQLYLFRRQMTRLTKSFTAFCLFDVVVLVILYFFLTINIIICKMDRNCNDLCILYSLATYVRSFVYMYILVCVI, encoded by the exons ATGACATGCCACAT GTATGAAAAGGAAATCAGGCACCCTATTCAAAACTTTATAGGTGGAAAGTTGGCAGAGGCTCTGCTTATTCAG TTACATATTCAGAAGCTTAAATTGGATATTGAAAC GGCAATGCTGGAGCTGGACCAAATTCTACGAGCAAATGAAATTAACTTTGCAATTCTAGCTGCATTACCTGCTTTCATTCTCTCTCTTTTACTCATCATGTTAGTGCGTACATGGTTGAAACAG ctttatcttttcaggagACAGATGACGAGGCTCACGAAGAGTTTTACTGCGTTTTGCTTATTTGATGTTGTTGTTTtagttattctttattttttcctCACCATCAATATTATAATTTGTAAGATGGATAGGAATtgtaatgatttatgtatattaTATTCCTTAGCTACTTATGTAAGatcttttgtatatatgtatatactggtTTGTgttatttaa
- the LOC112755116 gene encoding uncharacterized protein isoform X8, which yields MTCHIMLLAFSERAKGQKFSKNASDQEMLEIVMSRYEKEIRHPIQNFIGGKLAEALLIQLYLFRRQMTRLTKSFTAFCLFDVVVLVILYFFLTINIIICKMDRNCNDLCILYSLATYVRSFVYMYILVCVI from the exons ATGACATGCCACAT AATGTTGTTGGCTTTCAGCGAGAGGGCAAAGGGTCAGAAGTTTTCAAAGAATGCTTCAGATCAGGAAATGCTCGAGATAGTCATGTCTAG GTATGAAAAGGAAATCAGGCACCCTATTCAAAACTTTATAGGTGGAAAGTTGGCAGAGGCTCTGCTTATTCAG ctttatcttttcaggagACAGATGACGAGGCTCACGAAGAGTTTTACTGCGTTTTGCTTATTTGATGTTGTTGTTTtagttattctttattttttcctCACCATCAATATTATAATTTGTAAGATGGATAGGAATtgtaatgatttatgtatattaTATTCCTTAGCTACTTATGTAAGatcttttgtatatatgtatatactggtTTGTgttatttaa
- the LOC112755116 gene encoding protein DGS1, mitochondrial isoform X1: protein MDLAELELTSDKLHRMLLAFSERAKGQKFSKNASDQEMLEIVMSRYEKEIRHPIQNFIGGKLAEALLIQLHIQKLKLDIETAMLELDQILRANEINFAILAALPAFILSLLLIMLVRTWLKQLYLFRRQMTRLTKSFTAFCLFDVVVLVILYFFLTINIIICKMDRNCNDLCILYSLATYVRSFVYMYILVCVI from the exons ATGGACCTTGCAGAGCTGGAGTTGACTTCTGACAAACTGCATAG AATGTTGTTGGCTTTCAGCGAGAGGGCAAAGGGTCAGAAGTTTTCAAAGAATGCTTCAGATCAGGAAATGCTCGAGATAGTCATGTCTAG GTATGAAAAGGAAATCAGGCACCCTATTCAAAACTTTATAGGTGGAAAGTTGGCAGAGGCTCTGCTTATTCAG TTACATATTCAGAAGCTTAAATTGGATATTGAAAC GGCAATGCTGGAGCTGGACCAAATTCTACGAGCAAATGAAATTAACTTTGCAATTCTAGCTGCATTACCTGCTTTCATTCTCTCTCTTTTACTCATCATGTTAGTGCGTACATGGTTGAAACAG ctttatcttttcaggagACAGATGACGAGGCTCACGAAGAGTTTTACTGCGTTTTGCTTATTTGATGTTGTTGTTTtagttattctttattttttcctCACCATCAATATTATAATTTGTAAGATGGATAGGAATtgtaatgatttatgtatattaTATTCCTTAGCTACTTATGTAAGatcttttgtatatatgtatatactggtTTGTgttatttaa
- the LOC112755116 gene encoding uncharacterized protein isoform X5, translating to MDLAELELTSDKLHRMLLAFSERAKGQKFSKNASDQEMLEIVMSRYEKEIRHPIQNFIGGKLAEALLIQLYLFRRQMTRLTKSFTAFCLFDVVVLVILYFFLTINIIICKMDRNCNDLCILYSLATYVRSFVYMYILVCVI from the exons ATGGACCTTGCAGAGCTGGAGTTGACTTCTGACAAACTGCATAG AATGTTGTTGGCTTTCAGCGAGAGGGCAAAGGGTCAGAAGTTTTCAAAGAATGCTTCAGATCAGGAAATGCTCGAGATAGTCATGTCTAG GTATGAAAAGGAAATCAGGCACCCTATTCAAAACTTTATAGGTGGAAAGTTGGCAGAGGCTCTGCTTATTCAG ctttatcttttcaggagACAGATGACGAGGCTCACGAAGAGTTTTACTGCGTTTTGCTTATTTGATGTTGTTGTTTtagttattctttattttttcctCACCATCAATATTATAATTTGTAAGATGGATAGGAATtgtaatgatttatgtatattaTATTCCTTAGCTACTTATGTAAGatcttttgtatatatgtatatactggtTTGTgttatttaa
- the LOC112755116 gene encoding protein DGS1, mitochondrial isoform X6 — protein MDLAELELTSDKLHRMLLAFSERAKGQKFSKNASDQEMLEIVMSRYEKEIRHPIQNFIGGKLAEALLIQLHIQKLKLDIETAMLELDQILRANEINFAILAALPAFILSLLLIMLVRTWLKQETDDEAHEEFYCVLLI, from the exons ATGGACCTTGCAGAGCTGGAGTTGACTTCTGACAAACTGCATAG AATGTTGTTGGCTTTCAGCGAGAGGGCAAAGGGTCAGAAGTTTTCAAAGAATGCTTCAGATCAGGAAATGCTCGAGATAGTCATGTCTAG GTATGAAAAGGAAATCAGGCACCCTATTCAAAACTTTATAGGTGGAAAGTTGGCAGAGGCTCTGCTTATTCAG TTACATATTCAGAAGCTTAAATTGGATATTGAAAC GGCAATGCTGGAGCTGGACCAAATTCTACGAGCAAATGAAATTAACTTTGCAATTCTAGCTGCATTACCTGCTTTCATTCTCTCTCTTTTACTCATCATGTTAGTGCGTACATGGTTGAAACAG gagACAGATGACGAGGCTCACGAAGAGTTTTACTGCGTTTTGCTTATTTGA
- the LOC112755116 gene encoding protein DGS1, mitochondrial isoform X3: MLLAFSERAKGQKFSKNASDQEMLEIVMSRYEKEIRHPIQNFIGGKLAEALLIQLHIQKLKLDIETAMLELDQILRANEINFAILAALPAFILSLLLIMLVRTWLKQLYLFRRQMTRLTKSFTAFCLFDVVVLVILYFFLTINIIICKMDRNCNDLCILYSLATYVRSFVYMYILVCVI, from the exons ATGTTGTTGGCTTTCAGCGAGAGGGCAAAGGGTCAGAAGTTTTCAAAGAATGCTTCAGATCAGGAAATGCTCGAGATAGTCATGTCTAG GTATGAAAAGGAAATCAGGCACCCTATTCAAAACTTTATAGGTGGAAAGTTGGCAGAGGCTCTGCTTATTCAG TTACATATTCAGAAGCTTAAATTGGATATTGAAAC GGCAATGCTGGAGCTGGACCAAATTCTACGAGCAAATGAAATTAACTTTGCAATTCTAGCTGCATTACCTGCTTTCATTCTCTCTCTTTTACTCATCATGTTAGTGCGTACATGGTTGAAACAG ctttatcttttcaggagACAGATGACGAGGCTCACGAAGAGTTTTACTGCGTTTTGCTTATTTGATGTTGTTGTTTtagttattctttattttttcctCACCATCAATATTATAATTTGTAAGATGGATAGGAATtgtaatgatttatgtatattaTATTCCTTAGCTACTTATGTAAGatcttttgtatatatgtatatactggtTTGTgttatttaa
- the LOC112755118 gene encoding probable adenylate kinase 7, mitochondrial — MAAIARLRAFAPQINALSNRAFGSAAAAVQYHYDDDEEEEEYTQSVVPGAMLDAQGSAPERGVQWVMIGEPGAKRHAFAERLSKLLEVPHISMASLLRQDLNPRSSLYQQIANALDAGKLVPEKIIFGLLSKRLEDGYSRGETGFILDGIPRTRLQAEILDHIAGVDLVVNFKSAEENLVKKNLGAPKLSPCQEYIFMRCSMTSSKQIHNEHVHNHLEERKLLEDYYRKQKKLLNFEVAGAPGETWQGLLAALHLQYVNARSSSQKLTA; from the exons ATGGCCGCGATCGCGCGCCTGAGAGCGTTTGCGCCGCAAATAAACGCGCTTTCGAACCGCGCTTTCGGATCTGCTGCTGCGGCGGTGCAGTACCACTACGATGAtgacgaagaagaagaggagtACACTCAGAGCGTTGTCCCTGGCGCCATGCTCGACGCGCAGGGTTCGGCGCCGGAGCGCGGTGTACAGTGGGTTATGATTGGTGAACCCGGAGCCAAGAGGCACGCCTTCGCTGAGAGGCTCTCGAAGCTTCTAGAAGTTCCTCACATTTCCATGGCCTCGCTCCTCCGCCAGGACCTCAATCCTCGCTCCTCTCTCTACCAGCAG ATAGCGAATGCATTAGATGCAGGAAAACTTGTTCCTGAGAAAATCATCTTTGGGTTGCTATCAAAGAGGCTGGAGGATGGATACTCCAGGGGTGAAACTGGCTTCATTCTTGACGGAATCCCTCGAACGAGGCTCCAAGCT GAAATTCTTGACCACATTGCCGGCGTTGATCTAGTGGTGAATTTCAAAAGCGCTGAAGAGAATTTGGTTAAGAAGAATCTCGGAGCACCAAAGCTCTCTCCTTGTCAAGAGTATATCTTTATGAGATGCTCCATGACTTCATCCAAGCAGATTCACAATGAGCATGTTCATAATCATTTAGAGGAG CGCAAGCTGTTGGAAGATTACTACAGGAAGCAGAAGAAACTTCTTAATTTTGAAGTGGCAGGTGCTCCAGGGGAAACGTGGCAGGGACTTCTGGCTGCATTGCATCTCCAGTATGTTAATGCTCGCAGTTCTTCACAGAAGTTGACAGCCTGA